One Patescibacteria group bacterium DNA segment encodes these proteins:
- the rnc gene encoding ribonuclease III yields the protein MSSKPASDLEKTINITFLNKDLLTSALTHRSYLNEHPEFPLPHNERMEFLGDAVLELVVTEYLYLHYPNPEGELTNWRASLVNANMLSELAKEIDLDAHLMLSRGEAKETNTKARQYILANAYEALIGAIYLDQGWEPAKQFIEEQVLVKLPYILEHQLYLDPKSRFQEVAQEVAGVTPTYRVLEESGPDHARHFTIGVYLNDEHIASGEGMSKQEAQMAAAEKGLEAKGWK from the coding sequence ATGTCCTCTAAACCCGCCTCCGATCTCGAAAAGACCATTAACATCACGTTCCTCAACAAAGACCTCCTCACCTCGGCGCTTACCCACCGCTCGTACCTGAATGAGCACCCGGAATTCCCCCTTCCGCACAACGAGCGGATGGAATTTTTAGGGGATGCCGTGCTCGAATTGGTGGTCACCGAGTACCTCTATCTCCACTATCCAAACCCGGAGGGCGAGCTTACCAACTGGCGCGCCTCGCTCGTCAACGCCAATATGCTCTCGGAGCTCGCGAAGGAAATAGACCTTGACGCGCACCTCATGCTCTCGCGCGGGGAAGCCAAGGAAACGAATACGAAAGCGCGGCAGTACATCCTAGCCAACGCCTACGAAGCGCTCATCGGCGCGATCTACCTCGATCAAGGATGGGAGCCCGCCAAACAGTTCATTGAAGAGCAGGTGCTCGTCAAACTCCCCTATATCCTTGAACACCAGCTTTACCTTGACCCTAAATCCCGTTTCCAGGAAGTGGCACAGGAAGTGGCGGGCGTCACTCCCACCTACCGCGTCCTCGAAGAATCAGGGCCGGACCATGCGCGCCATTTCACGATCGGCGTCTACCTCAACGACGAGCACATCGCCTCGGGTGAAGGCATGTCAAAACAGGAAGCACAAATGGCGGCCGCAGAAAAAGGGCTGGAAGCCAAAGGATGGAAATAG
- a CDS encoding thioredoxin domain-containing protein — translation MKFSIKNSNDKMRTGSVSILWILLGIGIIAVIALALIKTRKDAESPPQPNITSEAAQTETEKTYYQGGLDQSVKDEILKEEFPYFGNLDAPVALTIFSQGGQTSTDLFGPERPWSFIEQRYIKPGIFTVVYRPIRIDPPYNWPTENQIGLLCAYEQNKFWNYLDSIELKVNKAAEIAQNIGLDMASFNTCQTSGKKETLIRRSLALAESQIQPVGAPTFTVNGQQMDLGTVGERRKEEQFEELFRQLETMLAQNDGVKWNVFSDNDFSVHYPVDWEIVWSTENYVAFDRKDRRGTYPIIQPIYRRHDVEAVSVKTMAFNEDQTYQDWLTKKIEFGEFVKKLNTIKLGNYVWDLYEARSPEGEVMSYVTKAENKAFIISIGKESNNTEFLNQMIESFGAM, via the coding sequence ATGAAATTTTCGATAAAAAACAGCAATGACAAAATGCGCACAGGCAGTGTCAGCATCCTGTGGATTCTCCTAGGCATCGGCATAATAGCAGTGATCGCATTGGCTCTCATAAAAACAAGGAAGGATGCTGAGTCCCCGCCGCAACCAAATATTACTTCTGAAGCTGCTCAAACTGAAACCGAAAAAACATATTATCAGGGAGGCCTCGATCAGAGCGTTAAAGACGAGATACTCAAAGAAGAGTTCCCCTATTTCGGGAACCTTGATGCTCCTGTGGCGTTGACAATATTTTCCCAAGGCGGGCAGACAAGCACAGATCTATTTGGCCCGGAAAGACCTTGGTCATTTATTGAACAGCGCTATATAAAACCTGGCATTTTCACGGTAGTGTACCGGCCGATCCGAATTGATCCTCCCTATAATTGGCCTACAGAAAATCAAATAGGGCTGCTGTGCGCGTATGAACAAAATAAATTCTGGAACTATCTTGATAGCATAGAGTTAAAGGTAAATAAAGCTGCTGAAATTGCGCAGAATATCGGGCTCGATATGGCCTCTTTCAATACATGTCAAACCAGTGGGAAAAAAGAGACCCTCATCAGGCGTTCTCTTGCATTGGCTGAATCTCAAATCCAACCAGTAGGCGCGCCCACCTTCACCGTGAACGGCCAGCAGATGGATCTTGGCACCGTGGGTGAGAGGCGAAAAGAAGAACAATTTGAGGAACTCTTTAGACAACTGGAAACCATGTTGGCCCAGAATGACGGCGTTAAATGGAATGTTTTTAGCGATAATGACTTTTCAGTACACTATCCGGTTGATTGGGAAATTGTGTGGAGCACTGAAAACTACGTAGCCTTTGACCGCAAAGACAGGCGAGGAACATATCCGATTATTCAACCTATCTATAGACGCCACGATGTGGAGGCGGTGAGCGTAAAGACAATGGCATTCAACGAAGACCAGACATACCAGGATTGGCTGACAAAAAAAATCGAGTTCGGTGAATTTGTCAAAAAGCTAAATACAATAAAACTCGGCAACTATGTTTGGGACCTCTACGAAGCCCGCAGTCCCGAGGGGGAAGTTATGAGTTATGTGACAAAAGCGGAAAATAAAGCATTTATAATCTCCATTGGGAAAGAAAGCAATAATACTGAATTTTTGAATCAGATGATTGAAAGCTTTGGAGCAATGTAA
- a CDS encoding putative dsRNA-binding protein, which translates to MYRYSAPVPSNDGINARNFTVDIYLNDEHVASGEGMSKQEAQMAAAEKGLEAKGWK; encoded by the coding sequence ATATATCGATATAGCGCACCTGTCCCATCGAATGACGGGATTAACGCGCGCAATTTCACTGTCGATATTTATCTCAACGACGAACATGTCGCTTCAGGCGAAGGCATGTCAAAACAGGAAGCCCAAATGGCGGCAGCCGAGAAAGGTTTGGAAGCGAAGGGATGGAAATAA
- a CDS encoding helix-turn-helix domain-containing protein, with amino-acid sequence MDNIVLEQLINLGLQKNEAIVYIALLELGKGTVSEISKTAHLNRTTGYDILERICVYGIANRSTIGKKRIYIAEPPSRLKSLMAARKFKADKDLGKVDDILPDLQSLYKTDLKPSIKFFEGFDGINNIYRHSLEAKETIYSILDLEQYLPELDSFGKEHIKDRTRLKVREKVLARKSEKAIDFYKSTYKDNKARQNITEYRWLEHKFPFSPAAEVMTYDDKVIGVLFKPGEKSAFEIQSRSFANSLKVLFETVWEQSKPV; translated from the coding sequence ATGGATAATATAGTCCTGGAACAATTAATAAATTTGGGATTACAAAAGAATGAGGCAATTGTGTATATTGCTTTACTTGAGCTTGGAAAAGGTACGGTAAGTGAAATAAGTAAAACCGCGCATTTGAATCGAACGACTGGCTATGACATCTTAGAAAGAATTTGCGTCTATGGCATTGCCAATAGATCAACGATTGGGAAAAAACGCATCTATATCGCCGAACCGCCATCCCGACTGAAAAGTCTTATGGCCGCCAGAAAGTTCAAAGCGGATAAAGATTTGGGAAAAGTTGATGACATTTTACCAGACCTGCAATCGCTGTATAAAACTGATCTAAAACCAAGCATAAAATTCTTTGAAGGATTTGATGGAATTAATAATATTTACCGTCATTCCCTTGAAGCAAAAGAAACGATCTATTCGATTTTAGATCTCGAACAATATTTACCTGAACTGGATAGCTTTGGCAAAGAACATATTAAAGACAGAACACGACTTAAAGTCAGAGAAAAAGTATTAGCCAGAAAAAGTGAGAAGGCTATTGATTTTTATAAATCAACTTACAAGGATAATAAAGCTAGACAAAACATTACTGAATACCGCTGGCTTGAGCACAAATTTCCTTTTTCGCCTGCCGCGGAAGTTATGACCTATGACGATAAGGTCATCGGCGTGTTATTTAAGCCAGGAGAAAAATCTGCGTTTGAAATTCAGAGCCGATCATTTGCCAATTCCCTCAAAGTGTTATTTGAAACTGTTTGGGAACAATCAAAACCGGTATAA